AGAATCTGACACGCTAAACCATAGAAAAATAGGTCGGAAAAATCCGACCTATTTTTTATTTTATCAGCACATCAATATTCTCGACAGGTATGGCGACTACGGCCTTCAATCGGTCGACCACAATCGGGCGCTTGAGCAGCTTCGGGCTTTCAATAATAATCTTCACCCATTCGTCATCGGTAAAGTGCTTACCCTTCAGCTCCTTCTTAAAGTAATCCTCCTGGGTGCGAACTAGGTCTACCGGCTTAAGATTGGTCTTTAAAAGAATTTCCTTCATATCTTCCAAGGTAAGGCCATTCTTCAGGTAGTCGCAGATTTCG
This region of Acetobacteroides hydrogenigenes genomic DNA includes:
- a CDS encoding ArsC/Spx/MgsR family protein: MKIYHNPRCAKSRAGLDYLKGKNVEFEICDYLKNGLTLEDMKEILLKTNLKPVDLVRTQEDYFKKELKGKHFTDDEWVKIIIESPKLLKRPIVVDRLKAVVAIPVENIDVLIK